One segment of Variovorax sp. PAMC28562 DNA contains the following:
- the typA gene encoding translational GTPase TypA yields the protein MSIKQIRNIAIIAHVDHGKTTMVDQLLRQSGTFAEHEKVVDTVMDNNAIEKERGITILAKNCAVTWEGTHINIVDTPGHADFGGEVERALSMVDGVVLLIDAQEGPMPQTRFVTKKALALGLKPILVVNKVDKPGARPDFVVNAAFDLFDKLGATDEQLDFPVVYASGINGWSSMEEGEAGEQWGPDMSALFNTVLKHVPAQKGDPDAPLQLQISALDFSTFVGRIGVGRISQGTVRPMMDVVVMEGTDGKAVKGRVNQVLTFQGLERVQATEAGPGEIVLINGLTDIGIGVTVTDPINPAPLPMLKVDEPTLTMNFCVNTSPLAGREGKYITSRQIWDRLQKELQHNVALRVAETGEEGIFEVMGRGELHLTILLENMRREGYELAVSKPRVVFKDIDGVRHEPIEMVTIDVEEQHQGGVMQAMGERKGDLANMESDGRGRVRLEYRIPARGLIGFTNEFLNLTRGSGLIANIFDSYEPHKGDIGGRKQGVLISMDDGEIFTYALGKLDDRGRMFVRANDPVYEGMIVGIHSRDNDLVVNATRTKQLTNFRVSGKEDAIKITPPIELTLEYGVEFIEDDELVEITPKSVRLRKRFLKEHERKRAGRD from the coding sequence ATGAGCATCAAGCAAATCCGCAATATCGCCATCATTGCCCACGTCGACCATGGCAAAACCACGATGGTCGACCAGCTGCTGCGCCAGTCCGGCACCTTCGCCGAGCACGAGAAAGTGGTCGACACAGTGATGGACAACAACGCGATCGAAAAAGAGCGTGGCATCACGATTCTTGCCAAGAATTGCGCCGTGACCTGGGAAGGCACGCACATCAACATTGTCGACACTCCCGGTCACGCTGACTTCGGCGGCGAAGTCGAACGCGCACTGTCTATGGTCGACGGCGTTGTGCTGCTGATCGACGCGCAAGAAGGCCCGATGCCGCAAACGCGCTTCGTGACCAAGAAGGCACTGGCCCTCGGCCTGAAGCCTATTCTGGTGGTGAACAAAGTCGACAAGCCCGGTGCGCGCCCTGACTTCGTTGTCAACGCGGCGTTCGACCTGTTCGACAAGCTCGGTGCGACCGACGAGCAGCTCGATTTCCCGGTGGTGTACGCCTCGGGCATCAATGGCTGGTCTTCGATGGAAGAAGGCGAGGCGGGTGAGCAGTGGGGCCCCGACATGTCGGCGCTCTTCAACACCGTGCTCAAGCACGTGCCGGCTCAAAAGGGTGACCCGGATGCACCGCTGCAACTGCAGATTTCCGCACTCGATTTCTCCACCTTCGTCGGCCGCATCGGCGTTGGCCGCATCAGCCAGGGCACCGTCCGACCGATGATGGACGTGGTTGTGATGGAAGGCACGGACGGCAAGGCCGTCAAGGGTCGCGTCAACCAGGTGCTGACGTTCCAGGGACTGGAGCGCGTGCAAGCGACGGAAGCCGGTCCGGGCGAAATCGTGCTGATCAATGGCCTGACCGACATCGGTATCGGCGTCACCGTGACCGATCCGATCAATCCGGCACCGCTGCCGATGCTCAAGGTCGACGAGCCGACGCTGACGATGAATTTTTGCGTCAACACGAGCCCGCTCGCCGGTCGCGAAGGCAAGTACATCACCAGCCGCCAGATCTGGGACCGCCTGCAGAAAGAGCTGCAGCACAACGTAGCCTTGCGCGTCGCCGAAACCGGGGAAGAAGGCATCTTCGAGGTCATGGGCCGCGGCGAACTCCACCTCACCATCCTGCTGGAGAACATGCGCCGCGAAGGTTACGAGCTCGCTGTGTCCAAGCCGCGCGTGGTGTTCAAGGACATCGACGGGGTGCGCCACGAGCCGATCGAAATGGTGACCATCGACGTCGAGGAGCAACACCAGGGCGGCGTGATGCAAGCCATGGGCGAGCGCAAGGGCGATCTGGCCAACATGGAATCGGACGGACGCGGCCGTGTTCGTCTGGAGTACCGCATTCCGGCCCGCGGCCTGATCGGCTTCACCAACGAGTTCCTGAACCTGACGCGTGGCTCGGGCCTGATCGCGAATATCTTCGACAGCTACGAACCGCACAAGGGCGACATCGGCGGCCGCAAGCAAGGCGTACTGATCTCGATGGACGATGGTGAAATTTTCACCTACGCCCTGGGCAAGCTGGACGACCGCGGCCGTATGTTCGTGCGCGCCAACGACCCAGTTTATGAGGGCATGATCGTCGGCATCCACAGCCGCGACAACGATTTGGTGGTCAACGCCACCCGTACCAAGCAGCTGACCAACTTCCGCGTGTCTGGCAAGGAAGACGCGATCAAGATCACACCGCCGATCGAACTCACGCTCGAATACGGCGTGGAGTTCATTGAAGACGACGAGTTGGTCGAAATCACGCCAAAGAGCGTTCGTCTGCGCAAGCGGTTCCTGAAGGAACACGAGCGCAAGCGCGCCGGCCGCGACTAG
- the truB gene encoding tRNA pseudouridine(55) synthase TruB gives MNAPRTRVQRRPVHGVLLLDKPLGLSSNQALQRAKWLLRAEKAGHTGTLDPLATGVLPLCFGAATKFSQLHLEADKTYEATARLGIKTSTGDAEGAVIAERSVQFTGEDLCRVQSLFTGPIHQTPPMYSALKKDGKALYEYAREGIEIERAPRDVIVHQLSVTETPDVVPYRALKIAATVSKGTYIRTLGEDIGEALGCGAHLTALRRIATGDFDVSQCLTLEALEAMTEDERLALLLPAESLVAGHDRVTLGTEDAARFLSGLRRRGDWADAAAVAVFGIEPAAFLGSAHILANELIPGRLLNPIEIQQILLNAPVPHFFCETTS, from the coding sequence ATGAACGCCCCTCGCACCAGGGTGCAGCGGCGCCCCGTGCATGGGGTGTTGTTGCTCGACAAACCCCTCGGCCTTTCGAGCAACCAGGCGTTGCAGCGAGCCAAGTGGCTGCTGCGCGCCGAAAAGGCGGGGCACACCGGCACGCTCGATCCGTTGGCGACTGGCGTATTGCCGTTGTGCTTCGGTGCAGCGACGAAGTTCAGTCAACTGCACCTCGAGGCCGACAAGACCTACGAGGCCACGGCGCGGCTCGGCATAAAGACGTCGACAGGCGACGCTGAAGGCGCGGTCATCGCAGAACGTTCCGTGCAGTTCACGGGCGAAGACTTGTGTCGGGTCCAGTCCTTGTTCACTGGGCCGATCCATCAGACTCCGCCGATGTACAGCGCGCTGAAGAAAGATGGCAAAGCCCTGTACGAGTACGCACGCGAAGGCATCGAGATCGAACGGGCGCCGCGCGACGTGATCGTCCATCAACTTTCCGTCACTGAAACGCCCGACGTCGTGCCGTATCGCGCGCTGAAAATCGCAGCGACGGTGAGCAAAGGGACCTACATTCGCACGCTCGGTGAAGACATCGGCGAAGCGCTTGGTTGCGGCGCGCATCTCACCGCGTTGCGCCGCATCGCCACTGGCGATTTCGACGTGTCGCAATGCCTGACGCTCGAAGCGCTCGAAGCCATGACCGAAGACGAACGGCTCGCGCTCTTGCTCCCTGCCGAGTCCCTCGTCGCCGGCCACGACCGCGTCACGTTGGGCACGGAAGATGCGGCGCGGTTCCTGTCCGGCTTGCGTCGGCGCGGCGATTGGGCCGATGCAGCCGCGGTGGCGGTGTTTGGCATTGAGCCTGCCGCGTTTTTAGGCTCGGCCCATATCTTGGCCAACGAATTGATTCCGGGGCGCTTGCTGAACCCCATTGAAATCCAGCAAATCCTTTTGAACGCCCCCGTCCCCCATTTTTTCTGCGAAACGACATCATGA
- the rbfA gene encoding 30S ribosome-binding factor RbfA, whose protein sequence is MPKRKAAAPNRSFKVADQIQRDLTELIARELKDPRVGMVTIQGVEVTPDYAHAKIFFSVLTGDIVETTEALNQAAGFLRNGLFKRLHIHTVPTLHFLFDRTTERAADMNALIAQAVASRSKDE, encoded by the coding sequence ATGCCCAAGAGAAAAGCCGCAGCCCCTAACCGCTCGTTCAAGGTTGCTGATCAGATCCAGCGCGATCTGACGGAACTGATCGCGCGCGAGCTGAAGGACCCGCGGGTGGGCATGGTCACGATCCAGGGGGTCGAGGTCACGCCCGACTACGCGCACGCCAAGATTTTCTTCAGCGTGCTCACGGGCGACATTGTCGAGACCACTGAAGCGTTGAATCAGGCAGCCGGATTTCTCCGCAACGGCCTGTTCAAACGCCTCCATATCCATACCGTGCCGACGCTGCACTTCCTGTTCGACCGAACCACCGAGCGTGCGGCCGACATGAATGCGTTGATCGCACAGGCCGTCGCCTCACGCTCGAAGGACGAGTAG
- the infB gene encoding translation initiation factor IF-2, whose amino-acid sequence MSSTTVAEFANELKKTPETLLDQLKSAGVPKAAPTDALTEADKQRLLGFLKASHGTAEPERKKITLTKKSTSEIKQADAMGRARTIQVEVRKKRTFIQRDEGPTVAPEPVHEAEAPAARGIDEAELARREEEARRQAELIRRQEEELVEKRRIREESEAREREHAERAEKAEQEARAAEKKAAAVPAVATEGASSKSAVTEEATSAAATKAAADATVAQAKEDAKAKAAADSKARADEESARAKDLDERRRKALAEAEAIRAMMNAPARVLVPHKVPEKPAPEVKPAVKGTLHKPATPAARPGAPAAPGTTAPGASKDVKSAKLSSSWAGDPAKKKEIKTRGDASGGVGRGNWRGGPRGRRGSNDRGGHEEQQQAAPVEARVLDVHVPETITVAELAHKMAVKAQEVIKQLMKAGIMATMNQSLDQDTAMVIVEDMGHNAMVAALDDPEAFTDDDAAAQTAESLPRAPVVTVMGHVDHGKTSLLDYIRRAKVAAGEAGGITQHIGAYHVQTDRGMVSFLDTPGHEAFTAMRARGAQATDIVILVVAADDGVMPQTKEAIKHAKAAGVPIVVAINKIDKSDANLDRVKQELVAEEVVPEEYGGEVPFISVSAKTGQGVDELLEQVLLQAEVLELRAPVDAAAKGLVIEARLDKGRGPVATVLVQSGTLKTGDVVLAGSTFGRVRAMLDEDGKTIKTAGPSIPVEIQGLTEVPQAGDEFMVMADERRAREIATYRAGKFRNTKLARLQASNLQSMFTDLSAGEVQTLRLIIKADVQGSQEALAQSLLKLATEEVKVQIVYAGVGGISENDINLAIASKAVVIGFNVRADSGARKLAENNGVQLNYYSIIYDAVDEIKVAMSGMLAPERREEIIGSAEIRTVFVASKIGTVAGCMVTSGSVNRSAHFRLLRENVVVYTGEVDSIKRMKDDVREVKEGFECGIKLKNYNDIKEGDQLEFFEIKEIARTL is encoded by the coding sequence ATGTCCAGTACCACTGTCGCCGAGTTCGCGAACGAGCTCAAGAAGACTCCCGAAACCTTGCTTGACCAGCTCAAGAGCGCAGGCGTGCCCAAAGCCGCGCCTACCGATGCGCTCACGGAGGCCGACAAGCAGCGCTTGCTCGGTTTCCTGAAGGCCAGCCACGGCACCGCCGAGCCCGAGCGCAAGAAAATCACGCTCACAAAGAAGTCGACCAGCGAGATCAAGCAGGCCGACGCGATGGGGCGCGCCCGCACGATCCAGGTCGAAGTGCGCAAGAAGCGCACATTCATCCAGCGCGATGAAGGGCCGACCGTGGCGCCCGAGCCGGTGCATGAAGCTGAGGCGCCTGCTGCCCGTGGTATAGACGAAGCTGAATTGGCGCGGCGCGAAGAAGAAGCTCGCCGTCAGGCCGAACTGATTCGCCGCCAGGAAGAAGAACTGGTCGAAAAGCGCCGCATTCGCGAAGAAAGCGAAGCGCGAGAGCGCGAGCACGCCGAGCGTGCTGAAAAAGCCGAACAGGAAGCACGCGCCGCCGAAAAGAAGGCGGCTGCTGTGCCGGCCGTAGCGACCGAAGGCGCTTCCAGCAAGTCCGCAGTAACCGAAGAAGCGACCAGCGCTGCTGCCACCAAGGCGGCAGCCGACGCCACCGTGGCGCAAGCCAAGGAAGACGCCAAAGCCAAGGCCGCTGCCGATTCGAAGGCGCGTGCCGACGAAGAATCCGCGCGTGCCAAGGATCTGGACGAACGCCGCCGCAAGGCACTCGCCGAAGCGGAAGCCATCCGCGCGATGATGAACGCGCCCGCTCGCGTGCTTGTGCCGCACAAGGTGCCCGAAAAGCCCGCACCAGAAGTCAAGCCGGCCGTCAAGGGCACTTTGCACAAGCCTGCCACGCCCGCGGCACGTCCCGGCGCACCTGCAGCGCCTGGTACGACCGCGCCCGGCGCCAGCAAGGATGTCAAGTCCGCCAAGCTCTCATCGAGCTGGGCTGGCGATCCGGCCAAGAAGAAGGAAATCAAGACCCGCGGCGATGCCAGTGGTGGCGTCGGTCGCGGCAATTGGCGCGGAGGCCCGCGCGGCCGTCGTGGCAGTAACGATCGTGGCGGCCACGAAGAGCAGCAACAAGCCGCTCCGGTCGAAGCGCGTGTGCTCGACGTGCACGTGCCGGAAACCATCACGGTGGCCGAGCTCGCGCACAAGATGGCCGTCAAGGCCCAGGAAGTCATCAAGCAGTTGATGAAGGCCGGGATCATGGCGACCATGAACCAGTCACTCGACCAGGACACCGCGATGGTGATCGTGGAAGACATGGGTCACAACGCAATGGTGGCGGCACTGGACGATCCGGAAGCCTTCACTGACGACGACGCGGCCGCACAGACCGCAGAGTCATTGCCACGTGCCCCCGTGGTTACGGTCATGGGTCACGTCGACCACGGCAAGACTTCGTTGCTCGATTACATCCGCCGTGCCAAGGTCGCAGCGGGCGAAGCCGGCGGCATCACGCAGCACATCGGTGCCTACCACGTGCAAACCGATCGTGGCATGGTGTCGTTCCTCGACACCCCGGGTCACGAGGCGTTCACCGCCATGCGGGCTCGTGGAGCACAGGCGACCGACATCGTCATCCTCGTGGTGGCGGCCGACGACGGTGTGATGCCGCAGACCAAGGAAGCCATCAAGCACGCGAAAGCTGCCGGTGTGCCGATCGTGGTCGCGATCAACAAGATCGACAAGTCCGATGCCAACTTGGACCGCGTCAAGCAGGAACTGGTGGCTGAAGAAGTCGTGCCTGAAGAGTACGGCGGCGAAGTGCCTTTCATCTCCGTCTCGGCCAAGACCGGCCAGGGTGTGGACGAACTGCTCGAGCAGGTGCTGCTTCAGGCTGAAGTGCTGGAACTCCGCGCGCCGGTCGATGCCGCTGCCAAGGGTCTGGTTATCGAAGCGCGCCTCGACAAGGGTCGTGGCCCTGTCGCTACGGTGCTGGTCCAGTCCGGTACGCTGAAGACTGGCGATGTGGTGCTGGCTGGCTCTACTTTTGGCCGCGTGCGCGCCATGCTGGACGAAGACGGCAAGACGATCAAGACCGCGGGTCCATCGATCCCGGTCGAGATCCAAGGCCTGACCGAGGTGCCGCAAGCCGGCGACGAGTTCATGGTGATGGCCGACGAGCGCCGTGCGCGCGAAATCGCCACCTACCGTGCCGGCAAGTTCCGCAACACCAAGCTGGCGCGTTTGCAGGCATCGAACCTGCAGAGCATGTTCACGGACCTGTCTGCAGGCGAGGTGCAGACGCTGCGCCTGATCATCAAGGCCGACGTTCAGGGTTCGCAAGAAGCTTTGGCGCAATCGCTGCTCAAGCTGGCTACCGAAGAAGTCAAGGTGCAGATCGTTTACGCCGGTGTCGGCGGTATCAGCGAGAACGACATCAACTTGGCCATCGCGTCGAAGGCGGTCGTCATCGGCTTCAATGTGCGGGCCGACTCCGGTGCGCGCAAGCTGGCCGAGAACAACGGCGTGCAGCTGAACTACTACAGCATCATTTACGACGCTGTGGACGAGATCAAGGTTGCGATGTCCGGCATGCTGGCGCCCGAACGCCGCGAAGAGATCATCGGCTCGGCCGAGATCCGCACGGTGTTCGTCGCTTCCAAGATCGGTACGGTCGCAGGTTGTATGGTCACTTCGGGCTCGGTCAACCGCAGCGCACATTTCCGTTTGCTGCGCGAGAACGTGGTCGTCTATACCGGCGAGGTCGACTCGATCAAACGTATGAAAGACGACGTGCGCGAGGTCAAGGAAGGCTTCGAGTGCGGTATCAAGCTCAAGAACTACAACGACATCAAAGAGGGCGATCAGCTCGAGTTCTTTGAGATCAAGGAAATCGCCCGGACGCTGTAA